In Patescibacteria group bacterium, the genomic stretch TGAGGTCAGGATAGTTTTCAGCGACTGCAAACAGAGATTTGAGTGCACTTGTGAGCATGTTTTCCGCTTTTCCTTTTTCTTCAATGCCACCTGCCTGCATTGCTTTCACACGCATTTCTGTTACCTTTTCAAATGTTCCTTTTTCGTGCTTTGCGTAACCTTTGACGGTATTAATTAAGTTTGGAATTAAATTATAGCGACGCTTAAGTTGCACATCGATATCTGCCCATGCTTCTTTTGCGCGATTGACCAATGTCACAAAACGGTTGTAGGCATAAATCACCCACAATACACTGCCGGCAAGAATAATGTATAAGATAGTCATAGTTTTTTTAAATTATTTGCAATTGTATCATGCTTAAAACACAAAATCCATCTACCGGAAAGCAGATGGATTTTGCAATAAAAAAATTTTAAAATTTAATACATTCCTCCCATGTCTGGCATTCCACCTCCCATACTCGGCGCTGCCGACTTTTCCTCTTCTGGCTCATCGGCAATTGCCACTTCGGTTGTCAAAAACATTGCTGCAGCAGAGGCCGCATTTTGAAGCGCAGTTCTTGTGACTTTCAACGGGTCAATAATTCCCTCTTTGAACATGTCCGGAACCCATGAATTGGTAAATGCATTATAGCCAAGGTTTTCTGACTTCATCGGCTCTCCAGCTCCTTTCTCAATTACTGTATCGGTTGCGACGCTGTTGATAATAGAAGCAATTTTCTCTTTTGTAATTCCTGCATTAACTAGGATTCTATTAAGTGGTGCAGAAAGTGCTGAAATCACAATACTATATCCTACTGCGCGCTCGGTCATTCCCTTGGTGTCTTGTAATTGTTCGTGTTTGCTTCGCAATATCTCGGCAACTTTTGCAAATGCGGCTCCGCCGCCGTGCACTACCCCTTCTTCAATTGCCGCTTTGGTTGCATTCACTGCATCTTCAATTTTATGTTTTAAATACTTTATTTCTGTTTCGGTTGCAGCACCAACATGAATAACTGCAACGCCACCTAACAGTCCTGCTATTCGTTCTTCGAGCTTTTCACGATCAAATTTTGAGTCTGAAAGTTCAGCTTGTTTCTGAAGTGCTGCGGCTCGATCCTTGATTGTGTTCTTTTTACCTTTTCCGCCAATGATTGTCGTTTTGTCTTTGGTTGCAACAACTCTTCCAGCACTGCCTAGCATAGAGAGTTCCACATTTTCAAGTTTTACACCGACATCCTCGGAAACTACCTGCCCGCCAACAACAGTTGCAATGTCTCCAAGCTGTTCTTTTTTTCTATCACCGTACCCTGGCGCTTTAACTGCCAAAATACTAAATGAGCCGCGAAGTTTGTTCACCACAAACGTCGCCAACGCCTCACCTTCAACATCGTCGGCTATAATCACCAATTCTTTTTTTCCTGACTGTGCAAGTTTTTCTAGAAGCGGCAAAATTTCCTGCACCGATGAAATTTTCTTGTCAGTGATGAGTATAAGTGCGTCTTTATACTCCGCCTCCATACGCTCAGAGTCAGTAATCATGTATGGTGACACAAAACCTTTATCAAATTCAAGACCTTCGACCACATCTGAATCAATACCAAATGTCTGAGATTCTTCTACTGTGAGTACTCCGTCTTTACCGACTTTGTTTATTGTGTCAGCTATGATGTTGCCAATTTCTTCAGATTCAGAGGAAATTGAAGCAACTTGTTGTATCGCATCCCCCTTTATGGGCTTCGCCATCTTTTTGAGTTCAGTTACTGCATCAGCAGTTGCGTCTTCTATACCGCGACGCACGAGCATCGAGTTAAACCCTTTCGGAATGCTTCCCATGCCCTCAGTAACCATAGAATGTGCAAGAACAGTTGCAGTCGTAGTGCCATCTCCTGCCGCATCGTTGGTTTTGTTTGCAACTTCTTTTATAATTTCAGCTCCCATATTCTGAAATTTGTCTTTGAGCGTAATCTCTTTTGCTATTGTAACTCCATCGTTTGTGATTGTCGGCGCTCCGTAACCCTTGTCAAACACCACATTTCTTCCACGAGGACCAAGAGTAACCTGAACTGCTCCTGCAACAACGTCCATTCCTTTTTTAAGCGTCTCGCGAGCCTTTTGTTCTGAAATAATAATTTTTGCCATGATAGATTTTGTTATGAAATTATCGCTAATACACCGCTTTCACCTACTATGTAATACTCTTCCCCATCAATCTCTACTTTGTCACCCCACTGAAACAATACAATGTCACCCTTTGTTACATTGATTTGTATAAGTTCGCCACTGTTATTTCGTTTACCTTCCCCAACTGCGATAACGGTTCCTCGATCAGTCTTTTCCTGATCTACTGTCTCAGGAATGATAATACCTGACGGTAGTGTAATCCCTCGATCCCCTTGCGAAAGAGGCTTAATTAGAACCCTGTCCCCAAGAGGCTTTATTTGTATCTTGTCTGCTTTCTTTTGCTGCTTTTTTAGTACTTTTTTCATAACTCTGATTATGTTCGATTATTGAGTGTGTATTATAGTGAGCATGAATGTCCTTGTCAATCAATAAATTATCGTCCTATATTTTTTCAGATTTAACCCTTTTTTTGTCTTGTATTGCTCTTTTTTGTATCTTGCACTATTTTTCTACCCTGCTATACTGGCCTTTAAATGGAAGCAATTTCTGCGATACTGCCACATATTCAGATCGTCCTTGCAGTCCTCCTTATAGGAGCAGTGCTCCTTCAACAAACTGGGTCAGGTCTCGGTGGAGCGTTTGGGGGTGATAATTTTAGCGCTGGTTTTCATACACGTAGGGGCGCTGAAAAAATCTTATTCAATGCTACGATAGTGCTTGCGGTACTTTTTGCACTCACTGCATTTGTCGCCCTCATCATATAAAAGCATAGGTGCATAACTAATAACATCTCACTCTAGAAATAATAAATGGTACTGCTATACATTATCAAATAGCAGTTCTACACAATTTGTGAAAGAAGAAAGCGATAGAAAATCATTACAATCAGGTGTGTTCTCTATTCCTAAATGTCAGGAGTTGGAAGCACTTGTGCACTCGTTCTCTCCTGCAGAGAAGGTATTGTTTTGGATGTTTGCTGCACTTCTTGTTGGAAGTACAGCAACGCTTATGTTTCAGGTAAATAAATTCTTAATTACTGAAGTGCCCGCTTATGGTGGCTCAATATCAGAAGGAATTGTTGGTTCCCCACGATTTATCAACCCGCTTCTTGCAATCTCCGACGCAGACCGCGATATGGCTTCGCTTCTGTATTCTGGACTCATGAAAATAGACCCTACCGGGGGCATTATTCCTGATTTAGCAAAGAGCTACAATATTTCAGAGGACGGACTTGTCTATAGTTTCACACTACGTGATGACATAGTATTTCATGATGGCACACCGATAAGCGCAGACGATGTACTCTTTACTATTCAAATGGCACAGGACCCAACACTCAAGAGTGTTAAGCGTGCAAGTTGGGATGGAATAACAGCGGAAAAAATATCTGAACGTGAAATAAATTTTTATCTCAAACAACCATATGCACCATTCTTGCAAAATACAACACTTGGCATATTGCCAAGACACATCTGGAAAGATATTGAGCTTGATCAGTTTCCATTTAGTACATTCAACACTGAACCAATCGGTTCTGGTCCATACAAACTTGAATCGGTTGATAAAAGCACCTCTGGAGTTCCTAAACAATACAAACTCTCCTCATTCAATGAGTATGCGCTCGGCAAACCATACATTTCAAACGTAGAAGTGATATTCTACCAAAACGAAGATGATCTCATAAACGGATACAGAAACAGTAAGATTGGTAATATAAACAGCATTGCTCCTGATAAAGTAGGTAGGCTTAAAGAAGAAGGTGCATATGTTGTGCTCTCCTCACTCCCAAGAATTTTTGCGGTATTTTTCAATCAAAACCAGGCTCCAGTATTTGTAAACAAAGAGGTGCGTATCGCACTCAATATAGGTCTTGATAAAACAAGCATTGTCAGAGAAATACTCAGCGGATACGGAACTGTTATTGACAGCCCGCTGCCACCTGGAGTCATTGTGCGTAAAAACACGCAATCCGTCGTAGAAAATACAAGTAGTACCACATTAACCAAAACAGAAAAAGCGATAGCAATACTTGAAGATGCTGGATGGGAATATAACGAGGCTGAACAAATCTATGAAAAAATCAGAAAAAAAGAGACCCAGCGACTTGAATTTTCACTGGCAACCTCTAACGTGCCTGAACTTAAAGCAGCGGCCGAAATAGTTGCAAAAGAATGGGAGAAGATGGGAGCACGCGTCACGGTAAAGATATTTGAGACTGGGGATTTAAACCAGAATGTCATCCGCCCACGCAAGTACGATGCTCTTTTGTTTGGAGAAATAGTTGGTCGTGAACTCGACTTATTTGCCTTTTGGCATTCATCTCAGCGCAATGACCCGGGACTTAATATTGCACTTTACGCAAATATAACTGTAGATGATCTTCTCGAAAATGTTCGAGTATCATCTGACAAAAAAGCGCGTGTGGCAACATATGAGGCATTTGAAGAAGAAATTATGGCAGATGTACCAGCGGTCTTTTTGTATTCACCGGATTTTATTTATATTGTATCTCCAACAATACAAGGTATTGAATTAGAATCAATAACCGTGGCAGCTGAGCGATTTTTAAATATCCACAAGTGGTACATTGAAACAGATAAAGTCTGGCATTTCTTTGAATAAAATTAAGAGCACAGCGACTACATTTTATTCAACCCTGTTAAATGTGACTTCGTCGCTCCCGCTTCGCGGGATTTAACAGGGTGATGATTTAGTAAAATCATTTTTCACTAACATTCAAAATAATTAACAAAATCTATCATGATTACAAAAGATAATAAAAACTGGAGACGACCTGGAGAGGAAACGACTCATGGCAAAAATACTACAGCTCCATTCAAAAGAAAAACAACTGGGAGAAAGGCTGGAGCACACCGAAAAAGAATCAGTCACAGAAAAACGCAAAAACAAAAACGCTTCACTGAAGTTACTTCAAACAATAATAAGAAAGAGGATATCATTCCCCCACTCGGCGAAAGTATTCGTATTATTCCCCTCGGTGGTGTTGAGGAAATTGGTAGAAACATGACGCTCTTCGAATACAAAAACGATATCATCATTGTTGACTGTGGATTTAAATTCAAAGAAGAGGATACACCAGGAATTGACTATATATTACCCAATGCCAAATATCTCGAAGACCGTAAAGAAAAAATACGAGCGTTGGTTATAACGCACGGTCACCTCGACCACATTGGTGGTATTCCTTATATTATGGAGAAAATCGGCAACCCCCCTATCTATTCGCGTCGCCTAACGACCGTGATGATTAAAAAGCGCCAGGAGGAATTCCCTCATGTGCCAAAACTCACTATTCACGAAGTTGAAAAGAATGACACGATTAAGATTGGAGATCATTTCAAAATTAAATTTTTCTCCGTTACACATACTATCCCCGACTCAATGGGAGTAATTATTGAAACACCGTTTGGAAATATTGTGCACACCGGTGACCTCAAATTGGACCATGTTGACGGTGTGCCAATAAAAAAAGAGGAGGAGGAATTCAAGAAATTTGAAAAAGAGAATGTCCTTCTTTTATTGGCTGATTCCACAAATGTTGAACGGCCCGGTTTTTCTATTCCTGAGAGCACCGTATATGAAAATATAGAGGAGATAATAAAAAATACCCCGGGGCGGCTTATTGTGGGTACATTTGCTTCCCAGCTTGAGCGAATCGTAAAAATTATTGAAATAGCGGAGAAATACAAACGAAAGGTAGTAGTTGAAGGGAGAAGTATGGTAACCAACGTTGAAATCGTAAAACATCTCGGAATTCTCAAACCAAGACAAGGAACCTTGATTGGAATTAATGAAATGGAAAACTATCCCCCTAACAGAATTCTTGTGCTTGCAACCGGTGCTCAGGGTGATGAGTTTGCCGTACTAATGAGAACTGCAACCAAAGCACACAAGAAGCTTAAAATACAAAACGGTGATACAGTTCTTCTTTCTTCCTCTATCATTCCTGGAAATGAACGAGCTGTACAGAAACTTAAAGATAATCTCTCGCGGCAGGGTGCAAAAATCATTCATTATCAGGTCAGTGACGTACATTCAAGTGGACACGCTAACCGTGATGAAACTGCATGGATACATAAACAAATCGGATCAAAGTTCTTTATACCGATTCATGGATACCACTACATGCTCAGAGTTCATGCTGAGCTTGCTCAATCACTCGGCATGTCAAAAGAAAATATCGTTATCCCCGACAACGGTTCTATTATTGAAATCAGAGATAACGGTAACAAAATTGTACACCTTAAAGAGCGTGCGCCAATGGGCACTAGAATGGTTGATGGCTTTTCAATGGGTGATCTTCAAGAAGTGGTCATTCGTGATAGAAAAATGCTTTCGCAAGACGGGATCTTTGTGGTTTTTGTAGTCATAGACCTTAAAACCGGCAAACTCAGAAAATCTCCTGATATTATATCGCGTGGTTTTGTGTATCTGCGTGAATCGCAGCATCTTCTGCAAGAAACACGCCTATTGGTAAAGAAATCCGTTGAGGACTCTATACGAGGAGCTCACCCGATAAACTTTGACTACGTCAAAAACAACATGACCGACGTAGTTGGTATGTTTCTTTTTCAAAAGACAAATAAACACCCTATTGTTATCCCTGTTGTATTCGGAGTTTAGCGCCACAACATAGTATTATAGGAAATATGAGAAGCGTCATGAGAAGACTCGAAGGCAGTGAAGCTTTAGGTTTGTTATATCTAGCAAACTTTATTATTTCATTTCACTTGTTTTTGGTTGTATACATAAACTCTAGCTTTCTTAACAGTTTTATAGAAGAACAATTCATCGGAACCGTTTGGATCATTGGTTCCATCATAGGAATAGGGGCATTGATTTTTATAGTGCAAGCTTTGCGATTATTTGGAAACTATCGCATACTGGTTGCCATCTCCACCATTGAAATATTTATTTTCCTTGGACTTGCAACAATTAAAAGCCCTGCTATTCTTGTTGCGCTTTTTATCGCCTACATTGCTTTCCACCCTTTGATTCTGTACAATCTTGATATTTTTCTTGAGAGTTATACAAAAAAAGAGGGTACCACAGGTAGTGTACGCGGCACTTTTTTAACGATATCTAATACAGCACTCATTATTGCACCGCTATTGGCGGGAATTATTTTAACAGACGGTGATTACTGGAAAATATACTTAATTTCAATGACACTTCTAATACCATTTATGTTTATTATTTCAAAGTTTAGATCATTTAAAGATCCTGTCTACCACAATCTTAAAATTATTGAAAATATGCGAACCATTTGGGCCAATGCGGACTTGCACGGTATTTTCATGTCGTATTTTTTGCTTCGTTTCTTCTTTGCCTGGATGGTTATTTATATGCCACTGTATCTTTACGGACATATTGGATTTTCGTGGACTGAAATAGGTTTCATGTTCGCAATTATGCTTCTTCCCTTTGCACTTCTCGAATATCCGGCTGGGAGAATAGCTGACAAATGGCTTGGCGAAAAAGAGCTTCTTTCTGCGGGATTTGTAATTATGGCATTTTTCACTGTCTTGGTACCTTTTATTACTACAGCGAGTTTCGTTACTTGGACAGTAATTCTTTTTATGATGCGAGTTGGTGCGAGTCTTGTTGAAATTATGTCCGAGAGTTACTTTTTTAAGCACGTTGACGGAGGTGATAACAATATTATTGGCCTCTTTAGAATTGTCAGACCGGTATCATATATTATCGGGCCAATTGTTGCTTCGGTAACTCTGCTCTTTTTTGACCTCGGTTATATATTTCTCATATTAGGAATCATTGTTCTCTATGGCTTACGTTATTCACTTATGTTGCGGGATACAAAGTAGATGTGAGTTAATATTTATACAACCATGTAGTTATCATTTTGTACTATAATAAATCTTTCAGTGGCAAGTTTTATAAGTTGCTTGTGTCCTTTTATAGAATTTCCCCCCTATTTCTTTTGTGATTTTATCCTTTTGTAATTTTTTCTCGTTTATCAGTATCTTTAAAAATACTGCGCACCCGACAATGTGAGCGCGCAATATTTTTAAACGATACTTTTTATATACTAGTGAGCACTTGGTTTGAGTGGCACTATAAACATTGTTATGAGATACACAATGAGACCAGGGACAATACCGGTGAAGATAAGTATAAACACCCAAACGACACGCAAAAGCACAGGGTCAATACTAAAATACTCCCCCAATCCTCCGATGACGCCTGCACATATTTTATTGTCGTGACTTCGATAGAGCTTTTTTATATTTTTTTTATGTTCCATATAACAATGATACTACCACTAAATTATTTATACATAGACTTAATTTTTTCTTCATAATCCGAAAAGTAGGACTGAATCTGTTTGAGATTAAAAGTAGGAAGTATAGATTCCTTTGGTTCACGCATAAGCAGAAAAGAAAACGACTGCTCAACCAATTTCTCAGGCGTAGCACTAGTTCCTGTCAGTTGTTTCCAATAATCTTCAGTCAATTCAACACTATATTTTTTTTCTTCCACACGAACTGAAAATTTCCAACCATTTTTTATTTTTTCTTTCTTAATAACAATTACTTCTTTCATATATTAAAGCTCGTAAATAACATCTTTGCGCTCAATAACTACTTTCCATTTCATTCGTTTGGAATGTTTGTAAAGCATAGCATTGGGATTAAAACAAATCGGTGTTTCAACCATTTCAAGAAATGAAATATCCCCTTCAGTGTCTCCAACTCCTATCGAGTCTTTGAGAGTTAGTTTTTCTTTCTCTACAGCACGTTTAACAATATTTGCCTTGTTTGCAATTAGATGTAAATCAACAATCTCTCCTGTAAAGCACTCTTCTGGTCCGAGTTCATAAATCCTGCCATAGACCTTATCGAATCCCAAGTGTTTACAAAAACCATCAAGTGCTGTCTTTGGAGACTGTGAGATCGCAAGTAGATAATAATTCTTTTTTTTCAGATCTTTTATTAAATCACTGGTGTAGCGATATACACGGTCTTTGTGTAGTGCTATCATTTTTTCGGCGGCATCTGCAAAATCACCATAGTACACACCTTTGAGATGTATCATGAATGCCGCAACAAATGCTTCAACATAATCTTCGTAACTTCCTTTTCTATTGAGCCACTTGTTATATTCTTTTTCATACAGAGCTCGAGCTTCCTTGGGAAATAGTTCGGCCTCTATAAGTGCATTGAGTAATTCTATAAGAAGACTTGAGCGGAAAATAGTGCCATCTATATCAAAAATAGCCACCTTTCGTTTAGATTCCATAAATCCAATTGTAGCACATGAAAAAATCCAGGAATCGTAACCTACCCGTCTTTTTCTTGTCATATATCATAACCATTCACCAACTCCCAAGAATTCCGGAGGTCCAACCTCGGAAAAATATACTTGCGTGTATGTCCTTTAAACTAAGGGTATTGGGGGCGTTTGTATTTTCGGAGATCGGACCTCAAGAGGAGTGTAATGATATACTTGACAGTATAGTGTGTTTATGCTATAATGAAGAAGGATCAACTTAATTGCTAAGGTGAGTAAAATGTTTCGGAAAGTTCTTATTTTGTGGGTATTTGTTTTAGTTGCTTATGCGGCTCCAGGGATATCTTCCCTAATGGATGCAAGAAGCAACATTATGGAACACAAATATAATCAGATTGAATTAATTGATTAAGTTTAGTGTATTAGTTCAATCGCTCCCGGCACGCAAGCGTGTCGGGATTTTTATTTTTACTAAATTTGTATTGAGTGACCATATATTCTCTTCCACCAATATACCCCTTGTCGAAAACCGATTATAATTCCAACGGTAAAAAGTGCCACTGAAAAAATAGCGTGGATATCAAACCATATATCAAAAGATAATCCAAATCCAAATATTTCATACTTCTTTATAAGAAGCGCAGTGTATATTATTTCTATAACCGCATGCACTAAAAACTGCACTAAAATACCAAGAAAAATAAATGCGCTAATATAGAACCATTTCTTTCCTGTTAAAGCAGATATATCGCTACTGTCTATCATATGTACAGCATATCACTGCCTATTCATTTTGCTCTAGGCCAACACTCCGCCGCAGATGGATAAATCTTTGAGAGCGGGTGTTCCCTACAATCATGTTTATGTGCCTTACAGATACTCCTTCCGTATTCAATAATACGATAAGTAAAATTAAACCATTCTCTTTTGGGTAACAATTTCATTAAATCCCGCTCAATTTTTACGGGATCTTTGTAGTCCGAAAGGTCAAACTTTATTGTGAAGCGCCTCACATGAGTATCTACCGCTATTCCATCTATAACACCATAGGCATTTCCTAAAACAACATTGGCAGTTTTTCGCGCAACACCAGGAATGGTAAGTATTTCTTCCATTGTTTTTGGAATTGTGCCACCAAATTCTTTTTTTATCATTTTTGCCGCTGCAAGAATATTTTTTGCCTTATTTCGATAAAATCCTGTTGACCTTATATCCTGTTCAAACTCCTGCACACTAACTCGTATATAATCATTAAGTGTCTTGTATTTTTTGAACAATTTTTGTGTTACTTCGTTAACTCGTTTATCGGTACACTGGGCTGAGAGTACTACTGCCACCAGAAGTTCCCAATTGGTTTCATACGCAAGCGCTATACCTGTGTTGGGAAATAATTTTTTAAGATGTTTTACTATTTTTGCAATACGATTTTTTCGCTCTCGTAATTTTTTGTCATTCATTTGGCTATTGTAACCTAAAACAAATTATGTGGATAAATTGTTAATAAACTGTTGGTAATATGTAGATGAGATTTACTTTTAAACCTTCCCTGATACTTGCAAGTAAAATGTGTTACACTTGGGGCAGTAAATAGGTTTGCTGGGTAAGTAGAGTCTAGGCGGCTGGTTGTGTAACCCCTCTAGACCTCCTAACAACCGGTAATCCGAAGAGCGTTATCGCTTTTACGTCTAGCTTATCAGTCCTATGCTTTATGTAAGCAGACTCTTGCCCAGCTTTTTTTCAAGAGCGGTTTCTACAAACCGCCCTTTTTACTTATATCTTGAGTTGTTCCTCGGTGCTTTTTTCTTCTTTAATTTTCTTGACTTCCTTTTCTTTTTTCTCTGTACTTTCTTTTTTTGCTTTTTTGATTTCTTTTTCTTCCAGTTTTTCAACTTTTTCTTCATCCTTTCCTTCTAATTTTTCTGCTTTCTCTTCTTCTGTTTTAGCCCGTATTTCCTCTTTTTTGATTGCTGTAATAGCGACCGGTCTCTTCACATAGAGATTAAGAAGCGAGAAGCTAATCATACCGGCAAAAACAATACCGATAACATTCATTAAAAAGAGTGCCGAGGAACCACTGATAATATCCCAGTCTAGTTTTGCAATTCCAATACCAATAACTGCAAGCGGAGGGATTAGTGCGACCGACACCGCGACTCCGGGAAGTGCCTCGGAGAGATGGGGGCGCACAAGCGCAATCGAGATTGCGATACCAGAAATAATTGCTACTGCAAAGTACAAAAGTGATGGTTCTGCTCGTGCTAGAATCTCCGTCGTAACGCTGTCATACTTTGAAGTGAAGAAAAGAGTCGCCACGGCGGAAAGTCCGATACCAATCGCCACTGATTTAAGAAGTGTTACAACAGAGTGTGAGATGAGAGTGTTATCCGACATTACCATGCCGAGCGAAACAGACAGCACTGGATAGAGTATTGGCGCAATGAGTATACTTCCTAGAACTACTACAACAGAGTTAATGAGAAGCCCGAATGTTGCCATAAGAATGGCAAGCCCCAGCATTATAAAAAAATCATAGTCTGGCGTGCTGTCAGCGACGAGTTTTTGGATCGCTGCGGATTTGTCAGCATCACTGGCATTTCTCAACTGTGCGAAAAAAGACATAATGGTTTTGTACTCTATTATAATACCTGAAACAAACTAATGATGCCAAATGCTGTGATTGTATTAAAGACTCCATTGCCAAGCAGCACCGGCAGAATAATCTCCCGCAATCGATACCCAATAAATCCCATAGGGAGAACTAATATTTCGTTGGGTAGTGGTACTATAGAAGCAAAAGCAAACAGTATAAAAAGTGGTGCACTGTGATATTTGGCACGGAGTGTATCTATCTTTACAAAAAGTTTTGAGTGATTCTCCATTATGGCAATTTGCCTTCCAGATTTTCCTACAAGATATGCAATAATATCGGCAAGTGTGACACCAGCTGTCATTGTAAAAAGTAGCACCCACAGACTAAGACCTGATTCAAGGAAAAGCGGTAAAAATGACACCGCAGGAATGGGGACAACGAGATTAAATCCACTTATTATAGAAACTAAAAATATAGCTAGGTAGCCATAGCTTGATATTAATGCTTGGACTGCGGTGTTTTCTTGCGCAAACTGCGCTGCCCAAAATGCAAGTGCAATAACTGCCCCAATAAACGTAATCTGAAGTAAAAGTTTCCAGCGCTTTGAATTATTGTTCATCTTTTTGTTTTGGTGTCTGGTAGAAGATTATTGACCGATACCTCTCCACAATATCTGATCTTTGTTGATTTCGAGTTATTGGATCATGGTTTCCCCAAAAAATTTTGAGTAGTTCATCACACAACACTGCTCCAGGGTCAAAAGACAAAAAATGGAAGGATATATTATCCCATCGATCTCCGTTCACTTCTCAATTTCCTAGTGAGATTGTTAGTAAACAAGAATAAAACCGATGTCGTTTGGACTATTATATATCCGTTACTTTCACTTTTTTTGGTTTTTTCTTTTCTCTTCTTTGCTTGTCTCTACTTTTCGCCATAATGTTTTTGTATAAAATCCTAATGTATTAATTTTAGCATAGAAAGCGCTGCAGAAAGTGAAAGAAATATAAAAGGGGCCATGTGCATTGCGCCACGGCCCTTATGATGGATCAGGTCTCTAAAGATCTCCCTCAATAATCTCCTTGTAGGCGCCCATTCGCGCCTCGTTGTTCGGTCATTGACCTATTCCTGACAAATTCGAATTCTATGTTCAATATAAATCTACCAATATTGAAAAATTTTGTCAAACGCTGCAATCAACTGGTAAATTAAAACTCTAATGTTGTTCATCAAGATTTAACCTGTTCTGGCTGCCAGACTTGGAAATCTCACTGCTCGCTACGCTGCGCTTTGAGAACCCACGGTTCTCAACAGCTTCGCCTGCTCTCCAACACGGGGAAACTAGAGTTTCCCCGACCCCCTTCCAGTTCGAGTCCAAGAACAAATAATGCAATTTTATAGTAGCAAATGCTACTTAAAATTTCATTGCTGCCGGACTTGGACTCGAACCAAGATACCATGCTCCAGAGGCATGTGTCCTACCATTAGACGATCCGGCAATTATTTCTCACTATAACATATGCTTAGAAATTATATTCTAAGCTATATTTTGTGGAACTATATGTGTGGGAAACATACACTCACGCCTTTCGGTAATAATGTATTATAGGGGTATTAAGCCGTTTTTTATTACAAAATTATACTTTGAGCCTTTACGCTTGATACTGCAGATTACGCCTGTTTTTTTGGTTGTTTCTGTTTTTCTCTTCTGGCCGCAACTTACGTTAGGAGCGACCGTTTCTGTCACATTGCCAAATGGAGGAGAGTGTCTGACTGTTGGTGTTAAATATACGATCGCTGCGAGTTTTGACAGTGACCATGTTGCGCTCTATTACAAAACT encodes the following:
- a CDS encoding LemA family protein, producing MTILYIILAGSVLWVIYAYNRFVTLVNRAKEAWADIDVQLKRRYNLIPNLINTVKGYAKHEKGTFEKVTEMRVKAMQAGGIEEKGKAENMLTSALKSLFAVAENYPDL
- the groL gene encoding chaperonin GroEL (60 kDa chaperone family; promotes refolding of misfolded polypeptides especially under stressful conditions; forms two stacked rings of heptamers to form a barrel-shaped 14mer; ends can be capped by GroES; misfolded proteins enter the barrel where they are refolded when GroES binds), whose protein sequence is MAKIIISEQKARETLKKGMDVVAGAVQVTLGPRGRNVVFDKGYGAPTITNDGVTIAKEITLKDKFQNMGAEIIKEVANKTNDAAGDGTTTATVLAHSMVTEGMGSIPKGFNSMLVRRGIEDATADAVTELKKMAKPIKGDAIQQVASISSESEEIGNIIADTINKVGKDGVLTVEESQTFGIDSDVVEGLEFDKGFVSPYMITDSERMEAEYKDALILITDKKISSVQEILPLLEKLAQSGKKELVIIADDVEGEALATFVVNKLRGSFSILAVKAPGYGDRKKEQLGDIATVVGGQVVSEDVGVKLENVELSMLGSAGRVVATKDKTTIIGGKGKKNTIKDRAAALQKQAELSDSKFDREKLEERIAGLLGGVAVIHVGAATETEIKYLKHKIEDAVNATKAAIEEGVVHGGGAAFAKVAEILRSKHEQLQDTKGMTERAVGYSIVISALSAPLNRILVNAGITKEKIASIINSVATDTVIEKGAGEPMKSENLGYNAFTNSWVPDMFKEGIIDPLKVTRTALQNAASAAAMFLTTEVAIADEPEEEKSAAPSMGGGMPDMGGMY
- a CDS encoding co-chaperone GroES, whose protein sequence is MQIKPLGDRVLIKPLSQGDRGITLPSGIIIPETVDQEKTDRGTVIAVGEGKRNNSGELIQINVTKGDIVLFQWGDKVEIDGEEYYIVGESGVLAIIS
- the secG gene encoding preprotein translocase subunit SecG, which codes for MEAISAILPHIQIVLAVLLIGAVLLQQTGSGLGGAFGGDNFSAGFHTRRGAEKILFNATIVLAVLFALTAFVALII
- a CDS encoding peptide ABC transporter substrate-binding protein, encoding MKEESDRKSLQSGVFSIPKCQELEALVHSFSPAEKVLFWMFAALLVGSTATLMFQVNKFLITEVPAYGGSISEGIVGSPRFINPLLAISDADRDMASLLYSGLMKIDPTGGIIPDLAKSYNISEDGLVYSFTLRDDIVFHDGTPISADDVLFTIQMAQDPTLKSVKRASWDGITAEKISEREINFYLKQPYAPFLQNTTLGILPRHIWKDIELDQFPFSTFNTEPIGSGPYKLESVDKSTSGVPKQYKLSSFNEYALGKPYISNVEVIFYQNEDDLINGYRNSKIGNINSIAPDKVGRLKEEGAYVVLSSLPRIFAVFFNQNQAPVFVNKEVRIALNIGLDKTSIVREILSGYGTVIDSPLPPGVIVRKNTQSVVENTSSTTLTKTEKAIAILEDAGWEYNEAEQIYEKIRKKETQRLEFSLATSNVPELKAAAEIVAKEWEKMGARVTVKIFETGDLNQNVIRPRKYDALLFGEIVGRELDLFAFWHSSQRNDPGLNIALYANITVDDLLENVRVSSDKKARVATYEAFEEEIMADVPAVFLYSPDFIYIVSPTIQGIELESITVAAERFLNIHKWYIETDKVWHFFE